The Carassius gibelio isolate Cgi1373 ecotype wild population from Czech Republic chromosome B9, carGib1.2-hapl.c, whole genome shotgun sequence genome includes a region encoding these proteins:
- the LOC127964511 gene encoding NAD(P)H dehydrogenase [quinone] 1, with product MAAKTVLIVYAHQSAGSFNAAVKDAAVDALKKQGCNVLVSDLYEMKFKATATKEDITGPPKNPEHFRYGNETMLAWQEGRLSSDITDEHKKLKEADLVIFQFPMYWFSVPAIMKGWMDRVLTLGFAYTLEKRYSEGVFRDKKAMLSFTTGSNETMFSSNGINGDMNVTLWPIQNGVLNYCGFQVLAPQIFWAPTLLSPEAREGLLEGWRARLHGLLNEAPLSFPPVDVFDEGKGFQLKPEVREKQAESPFGLTVGHHLEKPLPPHNQMKAGV from the exons ATGG CTGCAAAGACAGTGTTGATCGTGTACGCGCACCAGAGCGCAGGCTCCTTCAATGCGGCTGTTAAAGACGCTGCTGTGGACGCGCTGAAGAAACAGGGCTGTAACGTGCTTGTGTCTGACCTGTATGAAATGAAGTTTAAGGCCACGGCTACAAAGGAGGATATTACTG GTCCACCAAAGAACCCAGAGCATTTTCGTTATGGAAATGAGACCATGTTGGCCTGGCAGGAGGGGCGACTATCTTCTGATATCACAGATGAGCACAAGAAACTGAAAGAAGCAGATCTGGTTATTTTTCAA TTTCCCATGTACTGGTTCTCTGTTCCTGCCATCATGAAAGGCTGGATGGACCGGGTTCTAACGCTTGGCTTTGCGTACACCTTGGAAAAGCGCTACAGTGAGGGTGTCTTCAGG GACAAGAAAGCCATGTTATCCTTCACTACTGGTTCCAATGAGACCATGTTCAGCTCCAATGGAATCAATGGAGACATGAATGTTACTCTGTGGCCAATTCAA AATGGGGTCCTCAACTATTGTGGCTTCCAGGTCCTTGCCCCTCAGATCTTCTGGGCTCCCACTCTTCTCTCTCCTGAGGCTCGTGAAGGCCTGCTGGAAGGCTGGCGGGCTCGTCTTCATGGTCTCCTAAATGAGGCACCTCTCTCCTTCCCACCTGTAGACGTCTTCGATGAAGGGAAAGGCTTTCAGCTGAAGCCTGAAGTCCGGGAGAAACAGGCTGAATCTCCTTTTGGTCTCACTGTGGGCCACCACCTGGAGAAACCTCTTCCACCCCACAACCAGATGAAAGCTGGAGTGTGA